The following are encoded in a window of Limibacter armeniacum genomic DNA:
- a CDS encoding TonB-dependent receptor, which yields MRWIILSTVVLLCSLTQVNYAQRVAIKVIDKVTQEPLPSAHICLEDTLTHNQSYYSTSTQGKTEITWHNNMHCAISFVGYKTLWLKTKPNQTITVALEPNLFMLDQVVLTGSYTPRTKDQSIYQVNVIDNKRLELMGANTLGDALQFTSNIQMQQDPALGKSILMQGLSSQYVKILVDGIPLVGRQDGNIDLNQINIANIERIEVVEGPLSVIYGTDALAGTINIITKENKHSKLKGNISSYYESIGEWNNNLHLSTKLNKHEIGIGANHKNFAGITREGNDRSQSWKQKNQLGFQPYYKYNSHNFWVKTGVNLWHEELEALGEPVNLNTFDTLFTTQRMIAYVSSSHAIRKQSVLTSQLSYSLYNRKSNLYNWNRLNDTSKLIEDNTKHDTTTLYRYEGRVNFSHDTEKLLWQSGIEASNENGKGKRFTDTENMYEAALWSTIEWRINDKWSIQPGVRLIHHSTYSAPIIPTIHGKWKLDDRWTARLSYGRGFRAPTLKERFMEFVDSNHNIYGYKDLKAETSHSLSGQLLRRLNLSAGTGLELEAKAYFNDLNNVIELVSIGDDNTLYTYRNLLKKQTAGGNISFNFQSNQRWRWTASFNLTGRNYNDVIDQFYFGQDLTSQLSYTFKRYDMTLQADYRIFGKQNTPRVYNTEESESIEVGEREGYQILNFSINKHFLNKKVMLRTGVKNLLDITDIQNTGSSNTAHSSGSSSQPVSWGRSFFVSLKFNFQQL from the coding sequence ATGCGCTGGATTATACTTTCCACTGTCGTGCTGCTATGCAGTTTGACACAGGTGAACTATGCCCAAAGAGTAGCGATAAAGGTAATCGACAAGGTGACCCAAGAGCCTTTGCCATCAGCGCATATCTGTTTGGAAGATACGCTGACCCATAACCAAAGTTACTATAGTACTTCAACTCAAGGCAAGACCGAAATCACTTGGCATAACAATATGCACTGTGCCATATCATTTGTCGGATATAAAACTCTATGGCTAAAAACTAAACCCAATCAAACCATCACGGTGGCTTTAGAACCGAACCTGTTTATGCTCGATCAGGTAGTATTGACAGGCTCCTATACACCAAGGACCAAGGACCAATCCATTTATCAAGTAAACGTGATTGACAATAAGAGACTGGAACTGATGGGAGCCAACACCTTGGGTGACGCATTACAGTTTACAAGCAACATTCAAATGCAACAGGACCCTGCCCTAGGCAAGTCTATCCTAATGCAAGGACTAAGCTCCCAATATGTCAAGATTCTGGTAGATGGCATTCCTCTTGTCGGAAGGCAGGACGGGAACATTGACCTCAACCAGATCAATATTGCCAACATTGAGCGTATAGAGGTAGTAGAAGGTCCGTTATCCGTAATTTACGGAACGGATGCACTAGCAGGAACCATCAATATCATTACCAAAGAGAACAAACACTCGAAGCTAAAGGGCAATATCAGCTCCTACTACGAGTCTATTGGAGAATGGAATAACAACTTGCACCTTTCTACCAAACTTAACAAACATGAGATTGGCATTGGCGCCAACCATAAGAACTTTGCAGGCATTACTAGAGAAGGAAATGACCGAAGCCAAAGTTGGAAACAAAAAAATCAGTTGGGGTTTCAGCCCTACTACAAATACAATAGCCACAACTTTTGGGTAAAAACAGGCGTCAACCTGTGGCATGAGGAACTCGAAGCCTTGGGCGAGCCTGTTAACCTGAATACATTTGACACCCTATTTACGACCCAAAGAATGATTGCCTACGTAAGCAGTAGCCATGCAATCAGAAAACAATCTGTGCTGACTTCACAGTTGTCCTACAGTCTTTATAACAGGAAGTCTAACCTGTATAACTGGAACAGACTCAATGATACATCAAAACTGATTGAAGACAACACAAAGCATGATACCACAACCCTTTACCGATATGAGGGCAGAGTGAATTTCTCTCATGACACGGAAAAACTACTGTGGCAGTCAGGAATAGAGGCAAGCAATGAAAATGGCAAGGGCAAACGCTTCACTGATACAGAAAATATGTATGAAGCAGCTCTTTGGAGTACAATAGAATGGCGTATCAACGACAAGTGGAGTATTCAGCCTGGGGTTCGCCTTATTCATCACTCCACATATTCAGCGCCAATAATCCCAACCATACATGGCAAATGGAAACTGGATGACAGGTGGACAGCCCGTCTCTCTTACGGACGAGGTTTCAGAGCCCCTACACTGAAGGAACGCTTTATGGAGTTTGTGGACAGTAACCACAATATCTATGGGTACAAGGACCTAAAAGCGGAGACATCCCATAGTCTGTCGGGACAACTGCTAAGAAGGCTGAACCTTTCAGCTGGCACAGGTCTGGAACTGGAAGCTAAAGCCTATTTCAATGATCTCAATAACGTCATTGAACTGGTAAGTATAGGCGATGACAACACCTTATACACTTACCGTAACCTTTTGAAAAAACAAACTGCTGGAGGAAATATCTCTTTCAACTTTCAGTCAAACCAAAGGTGGCGATGGACAGCTTCCTTCAACCTGACAGGAAGAAACTATAATGATGTAATAGACCAATTCTATTTCGGTCAGGACCTGACAAGTCAGCTATCATATACGTTCAAACGCTATGATATGACACTTCAGGCTGATTACAGAATATTCGGTAAGCAAAACACTCCCCGAGTATACAATACAGAAGAAAGTGAATCGATTGAAGTTGGTGAACGAGAAGGTTATCAGATACTGAATTTCAGTATCAACAAGCATTTCCTAAATAAGAAAGTCATGTTGAGAACAGGGGTCAAAAACCTGTTGGACATTACGGATATACAGAATACTGGCAGCTCCAATACAGCCCACTCCAGTGGCAGCAGCTCACAACCTGTCAGCTGGGGAAGAAGCTTTTTTGTCAGCCTTAAATTTAATTTTCAACAACTATAA
- a CDS encoding HmuY family protein, translated as MKKFYFIALAFLGFACSEEDTAPELSYDRNIMQVELDTGYSTQVFIDFDLDQNNTVSVSKTESNYTTFDFSEETTVEANILDSWDVVFTQYHILIPMGEGEYYPYDVTGALVNTLGGAKAVAINDTNFETLTLEEAMTLELTDDMQSIGYNWKQLDFATYKYAMVENMYYVIKTEKGEFLKLRFIDFYNENGDKGYPAFEYQRLQ; from the coding sequence ATGAAAAAATTCTATTTCATCGCATTGGCTTTTCTTGGTTTCGCTTGTTCAGAAGAGGATACCGCCCCTGAGCTTTCTTATGATAGAAACATTATGCAGGTAGAACTGGATACAGGCTACAGCACACAGGTATTTATAGACTTTGACCTTGATCAAAACAATACCGTTTCTGTATCAAAAACAGAAAGTAACTATACCACTTTCGACTTTTCAGAAGAGACAACAGTTGAAGCCAATATCCTTGACAGCTGGGATGTAGTATTTACTCAGTACCATATTCTTATCCCAATGGGTGAAGGTGAATATTACCCTTACGATGTGACGGGTGCACTGGTTAATACTTTAGGAGGTGCTAAAGCTGTTGCCATTAACGATACAAACTTCGAGACGCTGACGCTAGAAGAAGCCATGACACTAGAGCTTACTGATGATATGCAATCTATTGGTTATAACTGGAAACAACTGGATTTTGCTACTTATAAATACGCAATGGTAGAAAACATGTACTATGTGATCAAAACAGAAAAGGGTGAGTTTCTAAAACTACGTTTCATTGATTTCTACAATGAAAATGGTGACAAAGGATACCCAGCCTTTGAATATCAAAGACTACAATAA
- a CDS encoding GNAT family N-acetyltransferase — MNETSILSVRELQAEDIELVANYWVNSDPDFLAGMGVDLNKMFTKEEFTQMLKGQLALPIEKRKSYALIWTVDGIPVGHCNVSNIDFGKKAFMHLHLWKSDKRQRGFGTELVKKSLPFYFEKLQLKTLYCEPYALNPAPNKTLEKVGFEFVKKRTTTPGSHTFEQEVNRWKMEVDTYLKI, encoded by the coding sequence ATGAATGAAACATCAATCCTTTCCGTCCGTGAGCTACAAGCAGAAGATATAGAACTGGTAGCTAATTATTGGGTAAACTCAGACCCTGACTTTCTTGCAGGCATGGGGGTTGACCTTAACAAGATGTTTACCAAAGAAGAATTCACTCAAATGCTGAAGGGGCAACTTGCTCTCCCTATTGAGAAAAGAAAATCCTATGCCTTAATTTGGACTGTGGATGGTATACCTGTAGGGCATTGTAACGTCAGCAACATTGATTTTGGGAAAAAAGCCTTTATGCACCTTCACCTTTGGAAGTCTGATAAAAGGCAACGAGGCTTTGGTACAGAGCTGGTCAAAAAATCGCTTCCCTTTTATTTTGAAAAGCTCCAACTGAAAACGCTTTACTGCGAACCGTATGCCCTGAATCCAGCACCCAACAAAACACTGGAAAAGGTAGGATTCGAGTTTGTCAAGAAACGTACAACAACTCCCGGTTCCCATACCTTTGAACAAGAAGTAAACCGTTGGAAAATGGAGGTAGATACTTACCTAAAAATATAA
- a CDS encoding porin family protein, with the protein MTKKLFFVIATVLGIAATANAQTARFGIKGGANFANIKNLEAERLVGLNAGGMLSFRMSEGVGIQPEVIYSQQGAKREENNVTVKSRLNYLNVPVMLKFYLTDGFNLQMGPQVGFLLDSKLEAESGSLGLNTDFEDNTNEIDYGVNFGAAIEGREGFYLEGRYTLGMKDIMQGNASDNEYRNNVVSVSVGYFMGR; encoded by the coding sequence ATGACTAAGAAACTGTTTTTTGTAATCGCTACTGTGTTAGGAATTGCCGCTACTGCCAATGCCCAGACAGCCCGTTTTGGTATCAAGGGTGGTGCTAACTTTGCCAATATTAAAAATCTGGAGGCTGAACGGTTAGTCGGCTTGAATGCTGGTGGTATGTTATCTTTTAGAATGTCAGAAGGGGTAGGAATCCAGCCCGAAGTAATTTATTCCCAGCAGGGAGCCAAGAGAGAAGAAAACAATGTGACGGTGAAATCAAGATTAAATTATTTGAATGTGCCCGTAATGCTGAAGTTTTACCTGACTGATGGTTTTAACCTACAGATGGGACCTCAGGTTGGTTTTTTGTTGGATTCCAAATTGGAAGCTGAAAGTGGAAGTTTGGGACTGAATACGGACTTTGAGGATAATACAAATGAAATAGATTATGGTGTCAACTTTGGCGCTGCCATTGAGGGTAGGGAAGGCTTTTACCTGGAAGGGCGCTATACTTTAGGAATGAAAGATATTATGCAGGGCAATGCTTCAGATAATGAATACAGAAATAATGTAGTCTCGGTTAGTGTGGGATATTTTATGGGAAGATAA
- a CDS encoding WD40 repeat domain-containing protein has protein sequence MPKFLIIILLSYFGCTNDLFSQVTPSVYKTVLKNETPNCAEFSNNGKYIAAGVYGAVRVWNTDSSSFKDYKTKLKNETPSFVCFSPDSKHVTTGVYGAVRIWEINTEKFTDYKVKLKNETPNFVCFSPNGKYIATGIYGAVRVWNLQTGKAVDYPARLKNETPNFVKFSSDSRFIVTGLYGEIRTWEVVH, from the coding sequence ATGCCTAAATTTTTAATTATCATCTTACTGAGCTATTTCGGTTGTACAAATGACTTATTTAGTCAAGTAACTCCTTCAGTTTATAAAACTGTCTTAAAGAATGAAACACCAAATTGTGCCGAGTTTTCAAATAACGGAAAGTATATTGCTGCGGGAGTGTATGGTGCTGTTAGAGTTTGGAATACCGACTCAAGTTCGTTTAAAGACTATAAGACAAAACTGAAAAATGAAACTCCTTCATTCGTATGCTTCTCTCCTGATAGCAAACACGTTACTACTGGAGTTTATGGTGCTGTAAGAATCTGGGAAATAAACACAGAGAAGTTTACAGATTATAAAGTGAAGTTAAAAAATGAGACTCCTAACTTTGTTTGCTTTTCTCCCAATGGAAAATATATAGCAACAGGTATATATGGTGCTGTTAGAGTATGGAACCTTCAAACTGGAAAGGCTGTAGATTATCCAGCAAGGCTAAAGAATGAAACGCCTAATTTTGTGAAATTCTCCTCAGATAGCCGTTTTATTGTTACTGGATTATATGGTGAAATACGCACTTGGGAAGTAGTTCACTAA
- a CDS encoding STM3941 family protein, with the protein MITQIPYKPEIIKEKQDDALRFLCIGILVTLMGIFTDAILFTSIGGITSFVSGLSFLSHLKREKSASLELNKKGLVDHIEWVNYGLIEWCDITGIRVDNRFENMILIDVKNEEKYLKQLKVSKRYGGTYKMQLKHNDFGYGTAVFIKVQNLDEAPDIILATITSHWKQFRIETDNN; encoded by the coding sequence ATGATTACTCAAATACCTTATAAGCCTGAAATAATTAAAGAGAAACAAGATGATGCCTTACGGTTTTTATGTATTGGGATATTGGTCACACTTATGGGGATATTTACAGATGCCATTCTTTTCACTTCCATAGGAGGTATTACAAGCTTTGTGTCTGGTTTATCATTCTTATCTCACTTAAAAAGGGAAAAGTCCGCTTCACTTGAGCTTAATAAAAAGGGCTTGGTTGATCATATAGAATGGGTAAATTATGGACTTATTGAATGGTGTGACATCACAGGTATTAGAGTCGACAATCGATTTGAGAATATGATATTGATTGATGTCAAAAACGAGGAGAAATACCTGAAACAGCTAAAGGTTAGCAAGCGATATGGAGGAACATATAAAATGCAATTGAAGCATAACGACTTTGGCTATGGCACTGCTGTCTTTATTAAAGTTCAAAACCTAGATGAAGCCCCTGATATTATTCTAGCGACAATCACAAGCCATTGGAAGCAGTTCAGAATAGAAACTGATAATAACTAA
- a CDS encoding cysteine hydrolase family protein, with protein MTLNFQSKPALLLIDIQQGFDDVAYWGGGRNNPDAEKKAGELLQIWREKDLPVFHIQHCSTTPGSRLHPSHLGNAFREEVKPQGEESVIKKNVNSAFIGTDLQERLESLGITQLVIAGLTTDHCVSTTTRMAGNFGYEVFLVEDATATFDKVGVNGEKYTAQLIHDTALASLHKEFAEVVSIEEVKNA; from the coding sequence ATGACACTGAACTTTCAATCCAAACCTGCTCTGTTGCTAATCGATATCCAGCAGGGCTTTGATGATGTTGCCTATTGGGGTGGCGGGCGTAATAACCCTGATGCTGAGAAAAAAGCAGGTGAACTGCTGCAGATATGGCGAGAGAAGGATTTGCCTGTATTTCATATTCAGCATTGCTCTACAACACCTGGGTCCCGTTTGCACCCATCACATCTGGGTAATGCTTTCAGGGAGGAGGTTAAACCTCAGGGCGAAGAGTCTGTAATCAAAAAGAATGTAAACAGTGCCTTTATAGGAACTGACTTGCAGGAAAGGCTTGAAAGCTTAGGGATCACCCAGCTGGTTATTGCCGGACTGACGACTGACCATTGTGTATCAACGACGACCCGTATGGCAGGGAACTTTGGTTATGAGGTGTTTTTGGTGGAAGATGCAACAGCCACTTTTGATAAGGTTGGTGTCAATGGCGAAAAATATACGGCACAGCTGATTCATGATACCGCACTGGCTAGTCTGCATAAAGAATTCGCAGAAGTGGTAAGCATTGAGGAAGTGAAGAATGCTTAG
- the hrpB gene encoding ATP-dependent helicase HrpB encodes MTIDISRFDLPVKEIVSDVQQQLTDNVTLIVKAPPGAGKSTLLPLALLEEEWLGGRKILMLEPRRLAAKSIATRMASMLGEDVGQTVGYRVRFDNKVSKDTRIEVLTEGILTRMLHSDNELEGVGMVIFDEFHERSLHADVAMALCRESQQVLRSDLRILVMSATLDMSRLSALLKAPVVESEGRMYPVQMEYVGEADRYLLPELTSRAVLNAVRKHEGDTLVFLPGEGEIKKCEAILRNELKDFAIHPLYGQLPQGKQHAAIMPNRQGKRKVVLATSIAETSLTIEGVSIVVDTGLGRTSQFDPNTGLSRLETVQVSKDAADQRAGRAGRLGPGVCYRMWTKGTHDRLAEHRSPEIEQADLAPLVLDMAQWGIVNAMELTWLTPPPRGSLAQASDMLHQLEALDSNRLTEHGKSIHKLPCHPRIAHMLVNAEENDHLALATDIAAILEERDPLPREAGIDINLRIEALRRFRKENRQGGKMARIEKVAASYRKLFDLEAENGPVDPYATGVLLAYAYPERIACARPGNNAQFQLSNGKIAAAGHKDELAYEPWLAVAHIDARDGLGKIFMASPLNPRDLAPMVKEKEIITWDTDDGGLVATRDLRIGSIVLSSKPLPDPDEEHLTKAICDAIKKEGKRLLSFDEEVTQWQSRIMSLRKWRPQDQWPDVTVDTLLMTCDEWLTPYLDGVKRPDDLRKLKLKDILHHSLDWEKQEALEKLAPERIEVPSGSNIKLEYRMDGEVPILAVRLQEVFGLAETPRINEGQTSLLMHLLSPGFKPVQVTADLKSFWENTYFEVKKELKRRYPKHAWPEDPWTAEAVRGVKRKTKD; translated from the coding sequence ATGACAATTGATATATCCCGCTTTGATCTGCCTGTAAAGGAGATTGTTTCTGACGTGCAGCAGCAGCTAACCGATAATGTAACCCTGATCGTAAAAGCCCCTCCAGGTGCAGGTAAGAGTACCCTGCTGCCACTTGCTTTATTGGAAGAAGAATGGCTAGGAGGCAGGAAAATCCTGATGCTGGAGCCAAGGAGGTTAGCGGCTAAGTCTATCGCTACCCGTATGGCATCCATGTTGGGAGAAGATGTGGGGCAAACAGTGGGCTACCGTGTACGCTTCGATAACAAGGTAAGCAAGGATACCCGGATTGAGGTACTTACAGAAGGTATTCTAACCCGAATGCTGCATTCTGACAATGAACTGGAAGGTGTGGGGATGGTGATATTTGATGAGTTTCATGAGCGAAGCTTGCATGCCGATGTGGCCATGGCACTTTGCCGTGAGTCGCAGCAGGTATTACGTTCTGATCTCAGGATTTTGGTTATGTCCGCGACACTGGATATGTCACGTTTGTCTGCATTGCTTAAAGCCCCAGTAGTGGAGAGTGAAGGCAGAATGTACCCTGTACAAATGGAATATGTAGGGGAAGCAGACCGTTACCTGTTGCCGGAACTGACGTCTCGGGCTGTGTTGAATGCAGTCCGTAAACATGAGGGAGATACATTGGTATTTCTTCCGGGAGAAGGTGAAATCAAGAAGTGTGAAGCAATTCTGAGAAACGAACTGAAGGACTTTGCGATCCATCCTTTGTATGGTCAGTTGCCACAGGGAAAACAGCATGCGGCAATTATGCCCAACAGGCAAGGGAAGAGAAAGGTGGTATTGGCTACTTCTATCGCCGAAACCAGTTTGACTATTGAAGGGGTATCTATCGTGGTGGATACCGGATTGGGAAGGACATCACAATTTGATCCAAACACAGGACTTTCAAGATTGGAAACCGTTCAGGTTTCCAAAGATGCCGCCGACCAGCGTGCAGGTCGTGCAGGAAGATTAGGTCCTGGTGTATGTTACCGTATGTGGACAAAGGGAACACATGACAGGCTAGCGGAACACCGAAGCCCTGAGATTGAGCAGGCTGACTTAGCTCCATTGGTTCTTGATATGGCACAATGGGGAATTGTGAATGCAATGGAACTGACCTGGCTGACACCTCCACCAAGAGGTTCGCTGGCACAGGCTTCCGATATGTTGCATCAGCTGGAAGCTTTGGATAGTAACAGGCTGACGGAACATGGTAAATCCATTCATAAGTTACCTTGTCATCCGAGGATTGCCCATATGTTGGTCAATGCGGAAGAGAACGATCACTTGGCATTGGCTACCGATATTGCAGCTATTCTGGAAGAGCGTGACCCATTGCCAAGGGAGGCAGGCATTGATATTAACCTGAGAATAGAAGCTTTAAGACGTTTCCGTAAAGAAAACAGGCAGGGAGGTAAAATGGCACGCATCGAGAAGGTGGCTGCTTCGTACCGAAAGCTGTTTGATCTGGAAGCGGAAAATGGTCCTGTTGATCCTTATGCGACTGGTGTGTTGCTGGCATATGCCTATCCGGAAAGAATTGCCTGTGCGAGACCGGGCAACAATGCACAGTTCCAGCTTTCCAATGGGAAGATTGCTGCGGCTGGACATAAGGATGAACTAGCCTATGAGCCTTGGCTAGCCGTAGCGCATATTGATGCCCGTGATGGATTGGGTAAGATCTTTATGGCTTCACCTTTAAACCCTCGTGACTTGGCGCCGATGGTCAAGGAAAAGGAAATTATCACATGGGATACAGATGATGGTGGACTGGTTGCTACACGTGACCTTCGAATAGGAAGCATTGTGCTGAGCAGTAAACCTTTGCCGGATCCTGATGAGGAGCACCTGACCAAAGCCATATGTGATGCTATCAAGAAAGAAGGAAAGCGATTACTGTCTTTTGATGAGGAAGTGACGCAATGGCAGTCAAGAATCATGAGTCTCCGTAAATGGAGACCGCAAGACCAGTGGCCAGATGTGACTGTGGATACGTTGTTAATGACTTGTGATGAGTGGTTGACGCCATATTTGGATGGCGTCAAACGCCCTGATGACCTGAGAAAGCTGAAGCTAAAAGATATATTGCACCACAGTTTGGATTGGGAGAAGCAGGAGGCATTGGAAAAACTGGCACCTGAACGTATTGAGGTACCAAGTGGTTCCAATATCAAATTGGAATACCGAATGGATGGAGAAGTGCCAATATTGGCAGTTCGCTTACAGGAGGTTTTTGGTTTGGCAGAAACCCCTCGTATCAACGAAGGGCAAACGTCATTGCTGATGCACTTGCTGTCTCCGGGGTTTAAGCCTGTACAGGTAACAGCAGACCTGAAAAGCTTCTGGGAGAATACCTACTTTGAAGTAAAGAAGGAGCTGAAGCGCCGCTATCCGAAACATGCATGGCCAGAAGACCCTTGGACTGCTGAAGCAGTAAGGGGCGTAAAGAGGAAGACTAAGGATTAA